The sequence AGCGTGATCGATCCCACCGAGCTGGAGGAGCATCGGACGGGATTCTCCGAGGTACCGGTCGACGGCACGGCCCGGGCTGGTGGATCGACCTGGCAGAGCGTGGCGCGGGGGTTGTCCTCGGTGGAGACTGACTACCTGAACGGCGAGATAGCGCTGCTCGGGCGGCTGCATGGAGTTCCGACACCAGTGAACGACGCGTTGCAAGAGCAGATGTGGGCACTAGTGGTGGAGGAGCGACGCGACCGCGCGAGCACCGCCGCCGAGCTGCTCGACTCGCTCCGCATCGTGGCCTGAGCGGCAACTCCGCGTGGCAGGCCGCACTCGGCGTCTGCGGTCACGGTGCCACCGGGGCAGTCAGCCGAGCCTGCGCACCGCCGACCGCACCCCACCGCCGGCGGCCAACGCCTCCCGCGCCGCGGCCGGCGAGGCACCGGAGAGCATGGACGTCAGCGCGGCCGGCAGGTCACCGTCGCCGGCAGCCAGCGCCGCCCGGCACTCTGCCTCCGGCGCCTCGGTGGACATCACCAGGATCCGCACCGCTCGCTCGTCCAGCTTGGTGTTGGTGGCCAGCATGTGCGTCATCAGGTTGGACCAGGTGCGCCCGGCGCGGATCATCAGCGCCGTGGAGAAGGCGTTGATCAGCACCTTGGTGGCGGTGCCGGCCTTGAGCCGGGTGGACCCGGTCAGGGCCTCCGGCCCGGTGGCCGCCTCGATCGCCAGGTCCACACCGCGGGAGAGCACGGCACCGGACTGGTTGGTGATCAGCGCCGTGTACGCCCCACGCTCGTGCGCCGCGGCCAGCGCGCCGCGGACGTACCCGGTGCTGCCCGAGGCGGTCACTCCGATCACCACGTCCGCACTGGTGACCGAACCTGCCTCGGCAGCCCCGGCAGCCTCGGCGTCCTCCTCATCGATCGCCGAGTCCAGCAGCGCCGGCGCGCCACCGGGGAAGTGCCAGACGAAGGTGTCCTCCAGCCCGAAGGTGGGGCGGGACTCGGTCACGTCGATGAACGCCAGCCGCCCGGACGCCCCGGCACCGAAGTAGTGCACCCGCCCACCCGCCTGTAGGCGTTCGTGCGCGGCCTCCACCAGCACGGCCAGCTGCCCGGCCACGCCCAGCGCCGCCTGCACACCCACCAGGTCCTCGGTCAGGATCGCCTCGATCGCAGCCTGCGGATCGAGCGTGTCGATGTCCATCATGGCCGGGTTCCGGTCCTCGGTGGACAGCCCCAGAGGGCTGGCCTGCGGCCAGGTGGGGGTCTGGTCGGTCATCGCGTCCTCACTTCTCGGCGCCGGAGGCGAGGCCGCTGATCAGTAGCCGCTGGGCGAAGATGAACAGCACCACCACCGGGATGGTCACCACGATCGAGCCCGCGAGCAGGATCGTCACCGGGGTGTCGAACTCGGTGAGCTGGGCGATCCCCAGTGGTGCGGTCCACAGCTCGCGGGACTGCACCAGGAACAGTAGCGCGTACAGGTACTCGTTCCAGGCGATCATGAACATGTACATCGCCGTGGCGGCGATCCCGGGCAGGGCGATCGGCAGCACGATCCGCCAGATCACCCCCATCAGGGAGCAGCCATCGATCAGTGCCGCATCCTCGATCGAGGACGGCAGCGCGATGAAGTAGTTCCGCAGCATGTACAGCGAGACCGGCACGGTCAGCGCCACGTACACCACCACTAGCCCCACCAAGGTGCCGGTCAGCCCCGCCCGGGAGAGCAGCACGAACAGCGGTACGGCCAGCACCACCCCGGGGAACATGTACACGGCCACGATGATCGCGTTGCCCACGCTGCGTCCGGAGAACCGGATCCGTGCAGTGGCATAGGCGCCCAGGATGCTCACCAAGATCGAGGCGAGCACCGTGCCCACGGCCAGGATCAGCGAGTTGACCAGGAACCCGCCCAGGCCGTAGCCGCCGTCGGCCGTGGACCTCAGGGCATCGGCGTAGGCGCTGAAATCGAGTTCGCTCGGCGCGGGGAACAGGTTCAGCGGGTCGTTCAGCACCGCGGCGAACGGCCGCACCGAGAGCACGATCCCGTACAGCACCGGCCCGATGGACAGCACCAGGGTGATGATGATGATCGAGGCGCGCAGCGCCTTCACGCCGCCCGACTCTCTGCGAACCGAGGTACTCACATCGCCTCCTTCCGCCGGTTGGCCAACGCCCAGAGGATCCCGAACACGATCAGGATCGCCGTCATGCACAGCCCGTAGGCGGCAGCGCTACCGACATCGGCGCGCACGGTCAGCTCCTTGAACACCTTCACCGCCATCACCTCGGTGCCACCGGCGCCCTGGGTGAGCAGGTAGATGTCGTTGAAGTTCTGGAAGGACCAGATGAACCGCAGCAGCAGCAGCACCATCACCACGGTCCGCAGCTGCGGCAGCACGATGTGAGTGAGCCGCTGGCGGGCGTTCGCACCGTCGATCGCGGCCGCGTCCTCGAGCTCGGCCGGCACGTTCTGCAGCCGGGCGGTCACGAACAGGAACGTGAACGGCGCCGACTTCCAGATCTCGAACAGGATCACCACGATCAGCGCCAGCGGGATGCCCACCCCGGCCACGTCGAAGGACTTGGTGGTCAGGAACGCGATCGGCGCTTCCCAGCCGAGCACCTGCATCCCGAAGGCGTTGATGATCCCGTACTGCGGGTTGAGCATCGTGCGCCAGATGGTCGCCCCGGCGATCACCGGCAGCACGTACGGCACCAGGAACAGCGCCCGCACCACGTTCTGCCCGCGGAACCGTTTGCGCATCGCCAGCGCCACGATCACCCCGCCGCCGATCACCCCGATCGTGGTGAAAACGGCGTAGGCCACCGTGGTGCCCAGCGCGCCCCAGAACGCACCCGAGCCGAGCGCGTCCCGCATGTTCCCCAGCGACCACTCGATGTTGCCCAGGTTCAGCTGGGGGATGTCGATCAGCCGGAAGTCGGCGAAGGCGAACACCACCACCGCGCAGAACGGGATGAGGATCACCAGCGTGATCGCCAGGTAGGACGGTGCGGAGAGCAGGTACCCGTGCAGGTTGGCGCGCTGGGCCCGGCTCAGCCGGGACCCGCGCGCCACCTTCGTCGTGCGTGCGTCAGCCATCTACTAGCCGAGGTCGTCCTGCAGGGCCTGCACGTCCGCCGCCATATCGGTCACGACCTGCTGCGGGTCGGTGCCGGAGTAGAGCGCGTCCAGGTGCTCGGCCAGGGTGTTCTGCGCGAACGCTTCACCGGCGAGCACGGCGTCGTCGGTGCCCAGGCCCCACGCGGAGACGGCGTCCATCCCCTCTCCGAGTCCGGTCACCATCTCCTCGCCGTAGATGTCCGCCACGGTCTGCTCCGAGCCGGCCATCGGCAGGGTGCCCCACTCGTCCAGGTACTGGGTCGGGTTCTCGGCGTTGCCCGGGCGCAGCGGGATGCGGCCCTCCGGAGCGGTAGCGAGCATGTCCGCGTACCCGGTGGAGAGGATGTACTCCACGAACGCACTTGCCCCCTCGGCGTTGGCGCCTTCGGGGATCACGTAGTTCAGCGTGGTGCCGTACTGGGCGGGGAACTCCTCGTCCAGCACGGTGATGAAGTCGGAGTTCTCCACGAAGAAGTTCTCGTTGTCGGAGCACTCGGCGCAGGTCAGCGGGTTGTCCGAGTCCAGCCCGGCGAGCTCGTCCAGGATGTGCGTGGAGAACAGCAGGAACGCTGCCTCCCCGTTCAGGTAGGTGGACCGAGCGCTGGTCACGTCGAACTGCCCGGCGGCGCTGGACTCGGCCAGGGTGGCGAAGTGTCCGGCGGCCTCGGCGCACTCCGGGGCGTCGATGGTCACCGTGCCCTCGCTCACCAGCTGGCAGCCGGTCTGCTGGAAGGTGGACTGAATCCCCTCGGTGGCCGACGGCGTGCCCACCTGGGTACCGAACGCCATCCCGGTGATGCCCTGGTCCTGCCGGATCGTCTCGGCCGCGGAGGCGAGCTCTTCCAGCGAGGTGGGTACCTCCAACCCGGCCTCCTCGAGCAGGTCGGTGCGGTAGACGATCACGTGCGTCCACCCGTCGGAGGGGACCGCCTGGTAGGCGCCGTCGATGTTGATGAAGTCCAGCGCGCGCTGGTTGAACGTGTCCGCGCCGAGGTTCTCGATCACCGCGGTGGCGGCGTCGGAGTCGACCAGTCCCTGGGACTGCCAGGCGGACAGGTCCGGGGCGTGCAGGGCCACGTCCGGCACATCACCGGAGGCGGCACCGGTGACCAGCGCCTGGTCCTGGTCGGCGCCGGCCATCGCGACGATCTCCACCTCGATGCCGGTCTCCTCGGTGAACGCGGCGGCCACCTCCTCCTGGGCGGCCATCCGGTCCGGCTGCACGTGCGGGGTCCAGAAGGTGATCGGCCCGGAGTCGTCACCGCCGTCCCCGTCGCCGCCACCCGAACAGGCGGCCAGCGCCAGGGCAGAGGCCAGGGTCACAGCGACACCGCCGATGATCCGTCGGTCTACTTTCATTGTCCTGCTCCTTTGCATCGAGGTTCCGGGAACGGTGAACGGCTTACGAAACGAGCGAGGCCAGGCTCGGGGGAGGAACGTCGTCGGCCTCGTGAATGGACTGCAGCAGCAGCGCGGTGAGCTCTTCGCGCACCTGCGCATAGGCGGGATCGCCATAGACCGACTGCAGCTCCGCCGGGTCGGTCTCGGTGTCGAAGAGCTCCCACTCCGGCTCGCGCGGGTCATCGATGGCGCCGGTGATACCCAGCGCCTCCCCGTAGTAGTGGATCAGCTTGTACCGATCGGTGCGCACCCCGACGTGGGCGCCGACCCCGGCCTTGAGGTGCTCCCAGTACCGGTAGTAGATGTGCTCGCGCCAGTCCTGCGGCTGCTCACCACGGGCGATCGACCGCAGCGAGGCGCCCTGCATCCGGTCCGGCGCTTCGATGCCGGCGTAGTCCAGGAACGTCTGCGCCAGGTCCAGGTTCAGCGCCAGATCGTCAGAGACGGTGCCGGCCGGGATCTCCGCCGGGTAGCGCATCACCAGCGGGATCCGCAGCGAGTCGGCGTACATGAACCGTTTGTCGAAGTAGCCGTGGTCGCCGAGGAAGAAGCCCTGGTCGCTGGCGTAAGTGACCAGCGTGCTGTCGTTCTGACCGGTGGCATCGAGGTGGTCCAGCAGCCGGCCGGTGGTGCGGTCCACGCCGGCCACACAGCGCAGGTAGTCGCCGATGTAGCGCTGATAGAACCAGGAGGTGCGCTCGGCCTGGGAGTCGAACTCGGGGATGGTGGTCTTCGCGTCCAGCTCGTCCAGGTCCCGGCCCACCCGGATGATCGCTTCTTCGGCGGCGCGGGCGCGCCCGGAGTAGTCGTCGAACAGGGTCTCCGGCTCCGGGAACGTCACGCCCTGGTACAGGTGCTGCTCCTGTGGTCCGGGGAACCAGCGCCGGTGCGGGGCCTTGTGCCAGAGCAGCAGCAACCAGGGCTGATCGCCGTCCTGCTGCTCGAGCCAGTCCAGGGCGAGGTCAGTGAGGATGTCGGTGACGTAGCCGGTGTGCTGGGTGCGGCCATCCGGGCCGATCAGCTCGGGATCGTCGTAGTCGCCCTGACCATCCAGCACCTGCCACTCGTCGAAGCCGACCGGATCGTGCCCCGAACCGTGGCCGAGGTGCCACTTGCCGAACAGGGCGGTGCGGTAACCGGCGGCCTGCATCAGTGCCGGGAAGGTGGGCTGGGCCGAGTCGAAGCTCGTGGTCAGCGTCATCATTCCGTTGCGGTGACTGTGCGCACCGGTGAGGATTGCTGCCCGGGAGGGGGCGCAGAGGGCGTTGGTGCAGTCAGCCTGGTCGAACCGGATGCCCTCAGCGGCGATCCGGTCCAGGTGCGGAGTCTGGTTGAGCTGGCTGCCGTAGGCGCTCATCGCGTGCGCGGCGTGGTCATCGGTGAGGACGAACAGGATATTCGGGCGATCGGGCACGGCTGCACCTCCCTCCAGGCGTTGCGCCGAGGGTAGGCATAGGAGGCCGGCCGAGTCGCGCACCAGCGGCCAGATGAAAGCGACGGCGGGTCTGGCCGGGCGTGGTGACGGAAAGTGATGCTCCGAGTGGGTGGGGCAGGTGTTCCCGGCAGGGCGCGGTGGCCGGCGGGGCCAAGCTGGAGCGCTTCCGCGGAAGCGCCTCAGTGCAGAATCTGACCCTCCGGAGCGTCGCGGGGTCTCGCCTGAGCCCGAGGGAAGCGCTCCGGTGCCCGCTCGACCTCAGGACGCTTCATGACAGCACGACACCGTGCATGGTATTAAATGCCCCGGCTGGAGTGTCTACTGCTCACCTGGGCGGTACAGCCAGACGGCTTCCGCTGCGCGCAACGTGGCTGGATCACCGCCTGGTTGGGAGCGCCAGAGGGCCTCGGCGCCGGCGGGGCGCTTCAGCGGAAGCGCTTCAGTGCCGAAATTGATCTGAACCGCGAGGGCACCCCGGGTCAGAGTGAGCAGATCGTCGTGATGGTCGACGGCGGTGCTCACCGGGAGCGTGTCGCGCAGCCGGGCCCAGGTGGTCAGCAGGGAACGCCACCGGTTCAGGTGGCTGGTGTCGTTGCCGCGCTGCGTGGCGGCGGAGCCGTGTTCGGGCAGCGGGCCGTGGGCGAGCCAAGGTTCGGCACTCGAGAACCCGCGCCCGGGTTCGTCGGTCCACGGGATGGGGGAGCGGGCCCGGTCCCGACTGGCGTCCAGCTCACCGGCGCGGAGTGCGATCGGGTCCCGGGCGGTGCTCGGGTCGATCTCCAGATCGATCATGCCGAGCTCCTCGCCCTGGTAGAGCAGGTAGGGGCCGGGCATGGCGAGCACGGCGGCGGACAGGGCGAGGGCGCGGTCGGCACTGCCCAGGCGGGAGGCCGGGCGGGCGCGGTCATGGTTGGACAGGAACCAGCCGAATCTTCCGGCGGTGTCCGGGCTCGGGGTGCGCAGCACCTGTGCCACCTCGGCGGCGTCGAACGGGACCCGGTCGGTACCGAACCACATCGCGGCATCGAGGCGGCCAGACTCGAGGTACCGCTCCACCCGTTCGGGGTTCTCCAGCACGGTCTCGCCGAGCAGGAAGGGATCCTCACCGGCATGGGTGCGGGGGAGTCGCGCGCGGAGCTGGGTGTAGAGATCGACGACGTCGTCCTGGTCCACGTCGTAGACCCGGGCCAGGCCGCGGGCTGAGCGCACCCGCCCGGCGGGCACGTTCTCTGCCCGGGTGGGTTCGAGCACGGGGTTGTCCGGCAGGTCCGGGTGCTTCAGCAGGTTGTGCGCGACGTCGATGCGGAAGCCGTCTGCACCGAGCTCGATCCAGTGCTCCAGGATGGCGACCCACTCCTCGAACACGCGCGGGTTGCGCCAGTTCAGGTCCGGTTGCTCCGGGAGGTAGGCGTGCAGGTAGTACTGCTCGGACTCCGGTTCCCAGGTCCAGGCGGACCCGCCGAAGTTCGCCAGCCAGTTGTTCGGCGGTCCGCCGTCGCCGGCTGGGTCGGCCCACAGGTAGTAGTCGCGGTAGTCGACACCGTCCCGGCCCTCGGCCAGCGCGGCCTGGAACCACGGGTGCTCGTGCGAGGTGTGGTTCGGGACCACGTCCACCAGCAGGCGCATGCCGCGCTCGTGCAGCTCGTCGACGAGCCGGCGGAACGTGTCGGTATCGCCGAAGGCCGGGTCGATGCCACGGAAGTCGCTCACGTCGTAGCCGTGGTCGTGCCCCGGGGAGGGGAAGAACGGCGTGATCCACACCGCGTCCACGCCCAGCGCCTGGATGTGGTCCAGCCGGTCGATCACACCCTGCAGATCACCGGTGCCGTCGCCGTCGGAATCGGCGAGGGAACGGATATAGACCTCATAGATGACGGCGTCGCGCCACCACGGGCGAGGTGTGGCTGTCGGCGAGCGGGTGGGCACTTCTCCAGGGTAGAGGCTCGCCGAGTCGCCGCGGCTGAGGGCAGGTCGTCACCAGCAAGATGCAAGAAGTTGACAAGACTTGTACAAGACTGTCAAAGTCGTGTCATCGAGACCAGACAACCAGCGGAGCCATCGGCATGGGAGCCACACTGACTGAGGTCGCGCAGGCGGCCGGCGTGTCGCTAGCGACCGCCTCGAGGGCCTTCAAAGACCCGGATCGGCTCGCAGGTGCGACCCGAGCGCGAGTTCTGAAGGCGGCAGCTGACCTGGACTACAACACGCATACAAGTTCCTCCGCCCGCACCTTCGCGGTCGTGGTGCCCGATGCCGCGAATCCGATTTTCGCTGCGTTGACTGCGGCCATTCAGGAACAGGCATGGGCGGGTGGGCACCATGTGCTTCTGTACAACACCTCCGAGCATCCGTCGGTCGAAGCGGACGTGCTGCGCTCGCTGCCGGCTACGGTCAGCGGTGTCATCCTCGCCTCGCCGCGCCTGGCTGCGAAAGAGCTCACGACTGCGATCGGTAGCACGCCGCTGGTGGTCATCAACTCCGGTGTCACGTTCTGCATGTCTGTGCTGCTGGACGTTGATACCGGAATCGAGCAGGCCTTCGAACACCTTTTTGCCCTTGGGCACAGACATGTGGCCTACGCTCCAGGGCCTCGGTCCGCATGGGCCAACCAGCGCCGGGACGAGCTAATCCGCGCCTGCGCTGAGCGGTGGGCGATGAAGCTCGATGTTGTCGGCCACCAGGCAGCGAGCGTTGACGGCGGCCTGGCCGCCGCTGCCTCTGTGGTCGCCAGCGGCGCCAGCGCCGTGATTGCGTACAACGACCTGGTTGCGCTCGGTGTGCGGGCCGGCGCTCGCGCTTTGGGCAAGGAGTGTCCGCGTGATCTGAGCATCGTGGGTATCGACGACCTGAACGTCGCAGCGGTCTCCGAGCCGAGTCTGACGACCGTGCGGGTCGACATCACCGACGGTGGTGTGCGGGCCTATCAAATCCTTGCCGACGTGGTGTCTGGGAAGGTCATCGACGCAGGTCCGGAGCACCGGCCGTCGCAGCTCATCGTTCGGCACTCGACCGCCTTGGCGCCCGGCACGGGCGACCTCCGCCGAGAGAGCCACGCGTGACCACCATCTGTACGGGGCGCTGTCTCACCGCTTACCGGTCGGTTCCTGAGGAGACTTTGAATGCCTGAGACCATCTCTGCCGTCGATGTGATCGTCACCAGCCCCGGACGTAACTACGTGATCGTCAAGATCACCACCGACGCTGGGTTGGTCGGCTGGGGCGACGCGACGGTGAACGGGCGCGAGCTCGCCGTCGCCAGCTACCTACGTGACCACATCGCCCCCACCCTCGTCGGACAAGACCCAGGCAATATCGAAGACATCTGGCACTACCTGTACCGCGGCGCCTACTGGCGGCGCGGCCCGGTGACGATGGCCGCGATCGGCGGGGTCGACCTCGCTCTCTGGGACCTGCTGGGCAAGTCCCTCGACGTCCCTGTCTACCGGCTGCTCGGCGGTGCGGTCCGCTCGCGGGTACTCGCATACACGCACGCGTCCGGATGGAGTCAGGAAGAGCTCGAGGACGCCGTCGACGCCAAGCGTGCAGCGGGCTTTCGCGCGATTCGGGCCCAGTTTGGTGTGCCCGGTTTGGACGTCGTCTACGGGATCACCCGCGAAGCGGGCTACGAACCTGCTGCACGCGGGTCTCGACCGATGGAAGAGACGTGGGACGCCGGTGCGTACCTGCGACACGCACCGCAAACCCTGCTGCGTCTGCGCGAACACGTCGGACCCGAGCTGCACCTGCTGCACGACGCCCACCACCGACTCAATCCGACACAAGCGGCCAGGTTGGCCAAAGAGCTGGAACCTGTTGATCTGTTCTGGCTGGAAGACCTGATCCCCGCCGAGAACCCGGACCTGCTCCGGCGGGTGCGTGAACACTCCACCACCCCCCTGGCCATCGGCGAGGTGTTCAACACGATCTGGGACTGTCGCACCATCATCAGCGAGCGTTTGGCCGATTACATCCGTACCGCCGTCGGGCATGCGGGGGGCATCTCGCACCTGCGAAAGATCCTGCACTACGCAGAGGTTCACCAGGTCGACGGCGGGCCCCACGGTCCATCGGACGTCTCGCCACTGAGCATGTCCGCCTCCCTACACGTCGGGCTGTCTACCCACAACTTCAGCATCCAGGAGCTGATGGGATATCCCAGCCTCACCAGCGAGGTGTTCCAGTCCTCCTACACCTTCACCGACGGCTATCTGCACCCCGGTGAGGAGCCGGGACTCGGTGTCGAGGTGGACGAGAGGGCAGCCTCGGCGTTCCCGTACGCACCTGCTTACTTGCCGATCGCTCGTACGCGCGACGGCGCGATCACAGATTGGTGACCGGCATGACCACCACCGGAGAGCACACCCTGCCCACTCTCGGGCGCGACGTCGCCCTGGAGCGCGGGATGGCCGGAACAGCTGCGCCGAGTCCCGGCATTCTCCACCTCGGCTACGGCAACTTTCACCGTGCGCATCAGGCCGTCTACACCAATGCGGCCGTGCAGTCTCACGGCGGTGACTGGGGAATCGTCGGTGTGGCGAACTCGTCCCGCGAGGTCGTCTATGCAGTCGAGTCTCAGGACCATCTCTACACGGTGGTGACCATCGCGCCAGAGCGCACAGAGTTCCAGGTTCCACGCGTGCTCGCCGAGACCCTCGTCGCGGCGCAGCAAGCCGACCGTGTCGTGGCACAGATCGCCGCGGCGGAGATCAAGATCGTCACCCTGACCGTCACCGAGCATGGCTACACCTTTGAGCCATCGACAGGTGGCATCGACCTGGCTAATCCGCTCGTCCAGCACGACCTGCAGGTCGTGGACCAGCCGCGTACCAGCATCGGTCAGATCGTGCGCGGCCTGCAAGCGAGGATGCGTGCCTCCGGAGCCCCCATCTCGATCCTGAGTTGCGACAACCTTGGTGGTAACGGTGACCGCACGCGAGACATCGTCACCGACTTCATCGATCACCTTCCCGGTGATCAGGCACGTGACCTGCTGACCTGGGTCGAGTCCCAGGTGACGTTTCCCAACAGCATGGTCGACAGGATCGTGCC is a genomic window of Ruania zhangjianzhongii containing:
- a CDS encoding ABC transporter substrate-binding protein → MKVDRRIIGGVAVTLASALALAACSGGGDGDGGDDSGPITFWTPHVQPDRMAAQEEVAAAFTEETGIEVEIVAMAGADQDQALVTGAASGDVPDVALHAPDLSAWQSQGLVDSDAATAVIENLGADTFNQRALDFINIDGAYQAVPSDGWTHVIVYRTDLLEEAGLEVPTSLEELASAAETIRQDQGITGMAFGTQVGTPSATEGIQSTFQQTGCQLVSEGTVTIDAPECAEAAGHFATLAESSAAGQFDVTSARSTYLNGEAAFLLFSTHILDELAGLDSDNPLTCAECSDNENFFVENSDFITVLDEEFPAQYGTTLNYVIPEGANAEGASAFVEYILSTGYADMLATAPEGRIPLRPGNAENPTQYLDEWGTLPMAGSEQTVADIYGEEMVTGLGEGMDAVSAWGLGTDDAVLAGEAFAQNTLAEHLDALYSGTDPQQVVTDMAADVQALQDDLG
- a CDS encoding sulfatase family protein; protein product: MPDRPNILFVLTDDHAAHAMSAYGSQLNQTPHLDRIAAEGIRFDQADCTNALCAPSRAAILTGAHSHRNGMMTLTTSFDSAQPTFPALMQAAGYRTALFGKWHLGHGSGHDPVGFDEWQVLDGQGDYDDPELIGPDGRTQHTGYVTDILTDLALDWLEQQDGDQPWLLLLWHKAPHRRWFPGPQEQHLYQGVTFPEPETLFDDYSGRARAAEEAIIRVGRDLDELDAKTTIPEFDSQAERTSWFYQRYIGDYLRCVAGVDRTTGRLLDHLDATGQNDSTLVTYASDQGFFLGDHGYFDKRFMYADSLRIPLVMRYPAEIPAGTVSDDLALNLDLAQTFLDYAGIEAPDRMQGASLRSIARGEQPQDWREHIYYRYWEHLKAGVGAHVGVRTDRYKLIHYYGEALGITGAIDDPREPEWELFDTETDPAELQSVYGDPAYAQVREELTALLLQSIHEADDVPPPSLASLVS
- a CDS encoding N-acetylmuramic acid 6-phosphate etherase — protein: MTDQTPTWPQASPLGLSTEDRNPAMMDIDTLDPQAAIEAILTEDLVGVQAALGVAGQLAVLVEAAHERLQAGGRVHYFGAGASGRLAFIDVTESRPTFGLEDTFVWHFPGGAPALLDSAIDEEDAEAAGAAEAGSVTSADVVIGVTASGSTGYVRGALAAAHERGAYTALITNQSGAVLSRGVDLAIEAATGPEALTGSTRLKAGTATKVLINAFSTALMIRAGRTWSNLMTHMLATNTKLDERAVRILVMSTEAPEAECRAALAAGDGDLPAALTSMLSGASPAAAREALAAGGGVRSAVRRLG
- a CDS encoding alpha-amylase family glycosyl hydrolase, which translates into the protein MPTRSPTATPRPWWRDAVIYEVYIRSLADSDGDGTGDLQGVIDRLDHIQALGVDAVWITPFFPSPGHDHGYDVSDFRGIDPAFGDTDTFRRLVDELHERGMRLLVDVVPNHTSHEHPWFQAALAEGRDGVDYRDYYLWADPAGDGGPPNNWLANFGGSAWTWEPESEQYYLHAYLPEQPDLNWRNPRVFEEWVAILEHWIELGADGFRIDVAHNLLKHPDLPDNPVLEPTRAENVPAGRVRSARGLARVYDVDQDDVVDLYTQLRARLPRTHAGEDPFLLGETVLENPERVERYLESGRLDAAMWFGTDRVPFDAAEVAQVLRTPSPDTAGRFGWFLSNHDRARPASRLGSADRALALSAAVLAMPGPYLLYQGEELGMIDLEIDPSTARDPIALRAGELDASRDRARSPIPWTDEPGRGFSSAEPWLAHGPLPEHGSAATQRGNDTSHLNRWRSLLTTWARLRDTLPVSTAVDHHDDLLTLTRGALAVQINFGTEALPLKRPAGAEALWRSQPGGDPATLRAAEAVWLYRPGEQ
- a CDS encoding LacI family DNA-binding transcriptional regulator; its protein translation is MGATLTEVAQAAGVSLATASRAFKDPDRLAGATRARVLKAAADLDYNTHTSSSARTFAVVVPDAANPIFAALTAAIQEQAWAGGHHVLLYNTSEHPSVEADVLRSLPATVSGVILASPRLAAKELTTAIGSTPLVVINSGVTFCMSVLLDVDTGIEQAFEHLFALGHRHVAYAPGPRSAWANQRRDELIRACAERWAMKLDVVGHQAASVDGGLAAAASVVASGASAVIAYNDLVALGVRAGARALGKECPRDLSIVGIDDLNVAAVSEPSLTTVRVDITDGGVRAYQILADVVSGKVIDAGPEHRPSQLIVRHSTALAPGTGDLRRESHA
- the manD gene encoding D-mannonate dehydratase ManD, whose protein sequence is MPETISAVDVIVTSPGRNYVIVKITTDAGLVGWGDATVNGRELAVASYLRDHIAPTLVGQDPGNIEDIWHYLYRGAYWRRGPVTMAAIGGVDLALWDLLGKSLDVPVYRLLGGAVRSRVLAYTHASGWSQEELEDAVDAKRAAGFRAIRAQFGVPGLDVVYGITREAGYEPAARGSRPMEETWDAGAYLRHAPQTLLRLREHVGPELHLLHDAHHRLNPTQAARLAKELEPVDLFWLEDLIPAENPDLLRRVREHSTTPLAIGEVFNTIWDCRTIISERLADYIRTAVGHAGGISHLRKILHYAEVHQVDGGPHGPSDVSPLSMSASLHVGLSTHNFSIQELMGYPSLTSEVFQSSYTFTDGYLHPGEEPGLGVEVDERAASAFPYAPAYLPIARTRDGAITDW
- a CDS encoding carbohydrate ABC transporter permease, which encodes MADARTTKVARGSRLSRAQRANLHGYLLSAPSYLAITLVILIPFCAVVVFAFADFRLIDIPQLNLGNIEWSLGNMRDALGSGAFWGALGTTVAYAVFTTIGVIGGGVIVALAMRKRFRGQNVVRALFLVPYVLPVIAGATIWRTMLNPQYGIINAFGMQVLGWEAPIAFLTTKSFDVAGVGIPLALIVVILFEIWKSAPFTFLFVTARLQNVPAELEDAAAIDGANARQRLTHIVLPQLRTVVMVLLLLRFIWSFQNFNDIYLLTQGAGGTEVMAVKVFKELTVRADVGSAAAYGLCMTAILIVFGILWALANRRKEAM
- a CDS encoding carbohydrate ABC transporter permease encodes the protein MSTSVRRESGGVKALRASIIIITLVLSIGPVLYGIVLSVRPFAAVLNDPLNLFPAPSELDFSAYADALRSTADGGYGLGGFLVNSLILAVGTVLASILVSILGAYATARIRFSGRSVGNAIIVAVYMFPGVVLAVPLFVLLSRAGLTGTLVGLVVVYVALTVPVSLYMLRNYFIALPSSIEDAALIDGCSLMGVIWRIVLPIALPGIAATAMYMFMIAWNEYLYALLFLVQSRELWTAPLGIAQLTEFDTPVTILLAGSIVVTIPVVVLFIFAQRLLISGLASGAEK